In the Quercus lobata isolate SW786 chromosome 5, ValleyOak3.0 Primary Assembly, whole genome shotgun sequence genome, one interval contains:
- the LOC115992569 gene encoding uncharacterized protein LOC115992569, translating to MEPPSSESQENHHQQQQQQHQNVVVMRHGNRKDNFEPLWVTTPERPWDPLLVEEGRIRAFCPGRKIRNQFGFPIHRVFVSPFLRRVETASQVVSALSALHGDPNNLTVDNVTIDPSKLKVSIEYGLCEMLNTEAIRPGLAPKDGNWGFNISELEGKFSAGTWDNTMKLMFEEDFHSIKALHQPFAFLITLLAALVGLHFQTKKLSPVETHFAKIVLLVMAAVVHSIAFAWITVQPRNSKYLPLLRLASLGSGVLTCGLLFGLLISNLWWCIVNLCIILVVIVEILRRWHQPIYEYLYHATNLVLASVKALTQAEAKVQAQDSKADDRATEAGDKAAGKRPVV from the exons atggaGCCTCCGTCCTCGGAATCCCAGGAAAACCATCATCAgcaacaacagcagcagcaccaaaacGTTGTCGTAATGCGTCACGGAAACCGCAAGGACAACTTCGAGCCATTGTGGGTGACCACACCTGAGAGGCCGTGGGACCCACTTCTCGTCGAGGAGGGTCGGATCCGGGCCTTTTGCCCCGGTCGGAAGATCCGAAATCAATTCGGGTTCCCTATCCACCGGGTCTTCGTGTCCCCTTTCCTCCGCCGCGTCGAGACCGCATCTCAAGTCGTCTCTGCTCTTAGTGCCCTTCACGGTGATCCCAACAACCTCACTGTCGACAACGTCACCATCGATCCCTCCAAACTCAAG GTCTCTATTGAGTATGGATTGTGTGAGATGCTAAACACTGAAGCAATCAGACCTGGTTTGGCTCCTAAAGATGGAAACTGGGGCTTCAATATCTCAGAGCTTGAAGGAAAGTTTTCTGCTGGGACGTGGGACAATACTATGAAATTAATGTT TGAGGAAGATTTCCATTCGATCAAAGCACTCCATCAACCTTTCGCCTTTCTCATCACACTGCTTGCTGCCTTAGTTGGACTGCACTTTCAAACCAAGAAGTTGTCCCCAGTTGAAACACATTTTGCAAAGATCGTGCTTCTCGTCATGGCTGCAGTGGTACACAGCATTGCATTTGCGTGGATAACTGTACAACCTCGTAACTCAAAGTACCTTCCCCTATTGCGCCTCGCTAGTCTGGGTTCTGGAGTTCTCACTTGTGGCCTACTTTTTGGACTACTCATTTCTAACTTATGGTGGTGCATAGTTAATTTATGCATAATCCTAGTTGTAATTGTTGAGATATTGCGTCGCTGGCACCAACCAATTTACGAGTATCTATACCACGCAACTAATCTAGTGCTCGCATCTGTAAAGGCACTAACACAAGCTGAGGCAAAGGTTCAAGCACAAGACAGTAAGGCTGATGACAGAGCTACTGAAGCTGGTGATAAAGCAGCTGGTAAACGACCTGTAGTATAG